The Suricata suricatta isolate VVHF042 chromosome 3, meerkat_22Aug2017_6uvM2_HiC, whole genome shotgun sequence genome contains the following window.
caaattgaaagtcataaatatttgaatatggaTCAactggaatatattttcattcaagaaaatatttctactttCAACACTCTCTTCCTGTTGTAGCGGCAGTTCCGGGTGTCCAGTGAGTTATTCTTAACGTCCATTGAACACATAACAATTATAGTTAAGCAGTCATGACTAGATAGCTAAAGAACCCAGATTTTTAAATACCTCAGGTTTTTTACACGAATCCCTTCTGCTAAAAGTCCTACTTTTTCCATTTTAGCTAATCCTGTGAAATAAATGCCTTTCCTTCCCCCTCAGTAGTGCATTCAGTAACTCAACTACTTAACATGAGATACACATGAATTTAACCAAGGGTTATTAAACATTGAAAGAAGCCATCCAATCAATCATGGTACTTTAAAATTAGGTAATAAAATGCTGGAATCAGGCTGACTTGTTTCCTTATTGGGAATTTTTGGTCTCAAAAATGGGTATTTAAAGAAATCAAACCAATATAAACTAACTTGTCCTTAAAAATTTTGATATACTATTCTGTACTTTATAGAATTAAGGGATGTTATTTCTAAGCATTTGGTGAGCAAGAATTCTTATGAGTATTTGGAATGTATTATAgagtcattaaaatataattctggGAAGAAACCAagagattaacattttaattctatattttataaatttaggtCCTCtgggttattaaaatattaagcttcagtgtctttttttttttatcagtctgAAAGTGGCAATCCCTgcttaaatcatgacctgaaaaaGCTAATTATTAAGGAGGAATAAAAAAGTGACAATTCACCTTTTATTGTAATCATACAGCTGTCAATGTTGGTTGACATTCATTAGATCTTGGTTTCTCAGAATGTATTTATCTAGGTCaaggaaaacaggcagaaggAAACCTCACCCAAATTATGTAGCAGTGTTAAGCAAATTCAGTTTTTGAGCCAAAACTAAATCATTTGTGTCTTCAAACTTTCCCTTGTAACTTTTCTTACAGcaatataattttgcattttggcCAAAGAGAGCTGCTTTCTTTTGGCAGACAAAATCAAGCTTCTAGATGTATAGAATCTGCCTCCTTTTCAATAGAGCAGTTAACAAATAgagtgttatatatttatttcacctAAGTTGATCTCTTTCAAAAGACTGATAtgatgaaaagattttaaatctgTAGTATATTTTTATGCAATATACCTAATTATcttctatttaaaacaattttccaaaAGAACTGGTTTTTGGTCAAGAGTCAACAAACTCCAAAATGTCTTATCTAAAAGTcatcaattaaaaattaagcCACAGTGCTTAagtgtaatgtttttaaaaaccaactgtACACTACTACAtgttttttgaaatttggaaacaaatacattttgaCTATCGAGAAAAAACACTTGGTGTGGCACATTGAAGAATGACTAcgagtttataaaatataagaggCAGGGTATAGTTATtctaaaattatggaaaacatcAGTGtgcctttgttttatttgaagaaaaatggagtTTTGAGTGCCAAAATAGCTAATTACCGTTAGTGTCACCAAAATTAGTTCCAAACATTACTActcagaaaataaagtatttccaaCAATAAcaattttcattacattttagaaGGACTATATCATAACTTTCATTCTTAAGGGTCTTGTATCTCCTTGCAGGATTATCACAAATTACcttttacttttcaaatgaaCTAATTCTAACCCAATCCAAATTAAAAACTGTTCACATTCACAAGCAAGGAATACTATTGCACATTACACTCTTTAGGAATGTGTGcgtcctcccccaacccccagaaaAACTGACAGTGCATCTAAGAATTAGATCTCACTATCTGAATTTATAACACTCAAAGTGCTTCTTTTCTTCCACTGAACAAGTACATTAATGTTCTTGTAGTCTCAAAATACTTCATGAACCCTGAAGTGATTCTCTATGGAAGGAGCTTCCTTTGCAAAATGAATTTGGCTAGTCACCTGCATACCAAGATCTCCAAGTATTTGAACAAATTTCTTGTGCTCCTTTCCAATCCAAGATCTCATTGGATCACATACTTGGTAAGGTGTTACGTGGGTATGAACAATAATTCCTGTTTGTGCAAATTCTTTCAAGACTTCTGGATAAGTAACCCAAGTATTGCTTCCTCCAGAATGACCGCCATCCAGCCAGTACATTGTTCTTATGCTTTTGATAAAAGCATCTATGTTCTTGTCTTTCTTGGCTTCTTTTAATTCAAAAAGCAATTGATTCAAAACAACACAACCTTTACTGAATCCGATCAAAGTAAAAGAAGCACCATTTAGTGATGGTGGGTAAAAACTCATGACAGACTCATCAAATTTTTCACaggtcctctctttttctccctggcAACCATTAGTAGTGTGAGAACTGGAACTACAATTGGATGTTTTGGAGTCCTGATTCAAATCTTTCACATTCTTCTTTGATAACAAACTGTTCTGACTTAAGTTAAAAGCATTAACTAATAACATATAAAGGTGCTTAAAAGCTCCAAAGTCCGTACTGTGTTCTGGAGCACCGAACATATTGCTTTTCACAAAATTATCATAGCAGCTGAACTTGTGCAGATGCATTCGGGAACATTTTATCACCCAAATGTAACTATTGGGGAACCGGTGGGCTAAAATGTTGGCCACATTTTCTAGACTCCAGTTTTCCCACTGATAATTCTCAGGATGACGAGTCATAATTTCATGGTAATTCTGAAAGGTAAGAAAGATGAAACAAGCATTAAAcacacatttacataaaattatttccacaaaATAGTTTCCCATTTTTATTATGGAAGAAATTGGGATGTTATATGACCAATGGTTAACatactagaaatgaaaactataaatctgTCATTACTTTCTGATAAGATTTTAAACAAATCATTTCATCAGTTTAAATCCAAAAATCCATCAAAAGACAGGGTTATGAAATACAGCTAAGtaccacagaaatttaaaaataaaacttactttaaaataattataaataattttaaataaatgttacttaGTATACATACAATCTCCTATTCCTAACATactaactgaaaataaaaactggttTATTAAGTAGACTTTTTGACcaagaaagaactttaaaaacattttccctttaaaGCTGTTACCCTGAACCCCACCCCCCTTTGGATTACTAGAATGACCTGAATgctaagttttatttcatttcagtatTACATACAGTTGACTCTTCAACATCATGCGTTCAATCTGTGAAGGTCCACTTATAAGTGAGTTTTTCCTATAAATACAGTATACTGTAAATGTATGTTGtgattttttaataacattttctttttttaaaaagatttgaagtaatgtctacacccaatgtggggttgcaTGTTCCACCTATGAGGGAGCCAGGTGCCACCTTAacgttttcttaagaaaaatgtctctctattgtaagaatacatatacaaaatatgggTTAATTGGCTGTTTACATTATCAGttaggcttctggtcaacagtaagctattagttAAATGtggggggaatcaaaagttatatgtagatttttcaaCTGTGTGAGGGGGTCAGTCCCCCTAACTCTTGCATCGTTCAGGGTTTCATCTGCAAAAGCTGCAATGGACATtaatagaaaaatctttttatacaTCTGtgattacatctttaaaaataaattcctggaTATGGAAAAACTGGGTCAAAAAATATTCATACTTTAAGATTAGTTATACAGACTACAATACTGTCTTCCAGAAAGGTATGTATAATTTTCCTCTATCTTCATTCAGTTTCTTAGGCAAAAGATAGCTTATTCTAATTTGGATTTATTGAAAACTTGAATGAAGttgaaattttgtttatatatttattaacaacCTGGATTTCTAATTGTATTTGTTCATAACTTTGGCccttttttatttggatttataAGCATTCTATATATAGTAATAACTTTTTACTCAGGTTCTAGGATATGCAcgtaaattttgttttccttttaatttttattcatagtagctttttttaaaaaaagagattcattcagatttattcatttattttatgaaatttactGGGTACCTACTGATTGGGTAAGGATCACAACAGACTGAACTCCTGGCCACATAGAGCTCACATTCTAGTTCAGAGATAAACAAGAAACACCTGTATAAGTGAACAGAGCAACCATGTCAAACAGAAATATAACATGATCCACACATTTCTAGTagctaccttttaaaaatttaacaagtgAAACtatctttaaataatattattttgggcccaatatatataaaatattataatttcacaTGTCACCATTATAAAAAAACTACTGAGAGATTactacatttcttttccttatgaagCCTGTAAAATCCGGTGTGTAATTTACACttatagcacatctcaatttggatgCTAAATTTTCATTGGAAATACTAGATCTGaatttagatttcataaaatttacagtCAAAAAAGTAGACTCACACATCCAAGTTACtcaaatatacttaaaagttttctAGGAACTGAACTATCAGTTTTTAGATTtcaatttaaagttaaatataattaaaaatttcattccttAATTGGACTAACATTCCAAGTGGTCAATAGCCACAAGTggctagcagtcagcacaaaaCATTAGATGGTAGTTAAGTGCAatggagtaaaattttttaaaagcagggcAAAAAGAATACAAGGCTTTGGAGAGTGTGGAAGATTCTTATTTAAAACACAAGGTGATCTCCAATAAGGTAGCTACTTGAGAAGGACCACAAGGAACAAAGGAAGTGAATCATATTTCAGGCATAAGGAACTGCAACTGCAAAAGGCCTTGAAGTGGAAGCATGTTTGATACAGCAATGAGGGTAGCATAGCTCCAGTAGcaggaacaaatagaaaaagtCAAGGTCAGAGAGACtgttggggaggaagggaggtatGAGGACTTTGGCTTTTGCTTGGTAGGGTTTGGAGTAGAGGGCTGAAacaatttatgttttcaaaggatTACTCTGGCTCCTAGGTTGAAGAGTCAGGAGttgaagcagggagaccagtaaGACTACTGAAGGATAATCCTGATAAGCAAAAGTagtttgaataaaagtggtagtAGAAATGAAGGTGGTAAAATGTGGTCAGACTCTGAACATATTTTGAAACTAGAGTCAACAGCATTTGCAGGTTGATTGAATACAGgatgtgagaaaaaaagaaacagagttgtgattttcctttatttctaacaGCCAtaaactatatatgtgtgtgtatatatatatatattttaggaaaaaactaaaattttttaacatttattcatttttgagggacagagagtacaagtggggaaggggcagagagaaagggagacagaatatgaagcaggctccaggctctgagttgtcagcacagagcctgacacagggcctgaactcatggactgtgaaatcatgacgtgggctgaagtcagatgcttaaccatccacgtgtcccagaaaaaaattttttaatgtttattcatctttgagcgacaaagagtgagcaggtggggcgcagagagagagggagacagaatccaaagcaggctccaggctctgagctgtcagcacagagcccaatgcagggcttaaactcatgaactgcgagatcatgtcctgggctgaagttggacgcttaatcaaatgagccacccaggaacccctatgtTGAACAATTTTAAATGCACTTCTCTTTTGACCTAGTAACtccacttttaggaatttatctcagtggtatatgtgcatatatgcataaataatttatgtaaggttatttatttgtttcaaaagaaTAGACATGTCTGAATATTCACATGGGTTGTAAAATAAGGGCTAAAACTCCCCTGTATGCTATGCTaccatttgtgttttttaaaaacgtttgCATCAGCGAAAATGTCTCTGGAAGGACATATAAATCAGTAACAAAGGCAGCCTTGGGGAAGAGAAATGGGGAAGATTAGAGAGACTGGGATGCAAAGGAAACTTACTTGCCAATGTATAACCtcaaagaaactgaatttttaacaatatgcatatttttctattgaaaaactaaaactaataaaatactataaaaattttagtcTGTATACAAAGGTATAAGGAAGATAGAAACACCCTCCATAAAACCATCAATTAGGAGTAATCATTATTGAAATTTGGAGTCTAGTATTCCAGTTTTCTttagtatacatatacatatacaaatacatatataatagagCATTCTTGGCGTGCCTAggtgcttagtcagttaagcgtccaactcttgattttggctcaagtcatgatctcggtAAGATTGAGCTgggagtcaggctctgcaccgacaggaaggagcctgcttgggaatctctctgaCACCCCACCCGCCTCACACTTGCACAGatgtatactctctctctcaaaataaataaatattttaaaaaagagagaaacattcaTGGAGATGGACATTTATGGAGATGTCACATGGAGACATTCATGATGAAGTTTTAAGCTAGGTGGACCAATCTTATAGCAGACTAAGGATAGCCATACTGGATAAGAGCTGTACTCCCACCAAAAATGGGGAAAGGGGGCATCTTTGTTGAGCATAAAGTGGACATCCCAAGTAAACAAGTTAGAAGGACCATAACAGCCTAAGAAGGCTGCCTGACAAGAAGCATAGGAAACCCCAGGGCATAGGATCAAgtgcaaaatacatatatacctgCCCCTGGCTCTttgcacagagctcctaaaacccttggagtTTCCTGGGTGACAGGAACATCTTTGCTCTAATGAGATGACTCTTGTTGGACTCCTGGATAGGAACTGGTCAACCAAAAAGACCATGACATAATTAGAAGTTTGAAACTTTCAGTCCCACTCTCCATTCTCAAAAGAGAGGCCGGAAAATGGAGTTAATGATTGATCATGACCATGCAATGAAGCCTCCATTAAAAACTCCTCaaatatggggctcctgggtggctcagttggttaagtgtctgcctttggctcaggtcatgatcttgcagtctgaaTTTgaaacccacattgggctctgtgctgagagctcagagtctgtagcctgcttcagattctgtgtctccctgtctctctgcccttccctgctcatactctgtctctctctcagaaataaacagtaaaaaaaatttttttttaaatcctcaaataTGGGTTTGGGTAGCTTCTAGGCTGGGGAACACACAGAGGTCCTCGGGGAATGGTGCACTGAGAGAGGGAACGGAAGCTCCATACTCCTTCCCACATACCTTagcctatgcatctcttccatctagATGGTCTTATGTATCCTCCATCACATCCTTTCATAATAAGTGGTAAACAGTAAGTAAGCTGTTTCCctaagttctgtgagctgctcctGCAGATTAACTGAACCCAAGGAAGGGGTCGTGGGAAGCCCAATTTATAGCCAGTCCGTCAGCGGTACAGGTGACAACCTGGGACTTGGATTGCCATCTGAAGTAGGGGGAAGtcctgtgagactgagcccctaaCTTGAGAAATATGACAATAACTCCAGGGTAGATACTGTCGGAATTGAGGACACCCACCTAGTGTCAAGAGGATCGCCTGGTATGGGGAAAAACCCGACATATCAGGTATCAGAAGTGTTGTGAGTGTGGTAGTGTGAGTAGTAAAGGAATGACACAGGAGAAGTAAGTCTTCTACTCACCAGGACATACACTTAGGGCGTAGTCATCTACATATCCTAGcctttaggaaaacaaaatttctttaaaggtaAAATTGGAAATGACCAAATGTTCACCAAGTACCGAATGAGTAAACAAATTGTATATCCATACAAAGATATGACTTAGTCATAAAAAGGAACACACTGATGATACAAGCAACAGTAATAATGAATTTCAAAAGCATTAAATATTAAccgaaagaagccagacacaagactACATACCATACTTCCTACTGAaaatctagaaaaggcaaaactatagcaAAAGAAAGCAGATCACTGGTTGCCTGGGGGCTGAGAAAAGAGACTGACAGAAGTGGGGCACAAGGGTACTTTTTAGGGTGATGGAGATGTTGTATAAcatgattgtggtggtggttacataattgtaacatttgtcaaaattcatcaaattgtaagcttatatttaaaagagagagagagagataaatataattttatatcctgaggCTTTACAAAGCAAGAGAACTCAAGAAAATTGCAAAgtgtctacttaaaaaaaatgattcctcCTCCAAAATCAAAGCACCTAAAGAAATATGAATTACTATGTTCTCAGCT
Protein-coding sequences here:
- the C3H2orf69 gene encoding UPF0565 protein C2orf69 homolog; its protein translation is MWEFRLLRSPPLLLLLPPLSLGIAASRSQADTMNLGGGSGARSSPSAEGRRPQCLQLSTVPGADPQRSNELLLLAAETTREGPERRALPGDPAKEEPQPAPQHHVLYFPGDVQNYHEIMTRHPENYQWENWSLENVANILAHRFPNSYIWVIKCSRMHLHKFSCYDNFVKSNMFGAPEHSTDFGAFKHLYMLLVNAFNLSQNSLLSKKNVKDLNQDSKTSNCSSSSHTTNGCQGEKERTCEKFDESVMSFYPPSLNGASFTLIGFSKGCVVLNQLLFELKEAKKDKNIDAFIKSIRTMYWLDGGHSGGSNTWVTYPEVLKEFAQTGIIVHTHVTPYQVCDPMRSWIGKEHKKFVQILGDLGMQVTSQIHFAKEAPSIENHFRVHEVF